A stretch of the Pseudomonas helvetica genome encodes the following:
- a CDS encoding malic enzyme-like NAD(P)-binding protein — translation MSDLKTAALEYHAHPRPGKLSVELTKATATARDLSLAYSPGVAEPVREIARDPELAYKYTGKGNLVAVISDGTAILGLGNLGPLASKPVMEGKGVLFKRFAGIDVFDIEVDSESPQAFIDTVKRISITFGGINLEDIKAPECFEIERALIEQCDIPVFHDDQHGTAIVTAAGMINALEIAGKTLPEAKIVCLGAGAAAISCMKLLVSMGAKIENIFMVDRTGVIHSERDDLNQYKAVFAHATDKRTLTDALKGADVFVGLSGPNLLSAENLMLMAANPIVFACSNPDPEIAPELAHATRNDVIMATGRSDYPNQVNNVLGFPFIFRGALDVRAKRINEEMKVAAANALRELAKLPVPQEVCDAYGGIKLEFGREYIIPKPMDARLITVISDAVAKAAIETGVATLPYPKNYPLKSVDDVFNG, via the coding sequence ATGTCTGATTTGAAAACTGCCGCTCTCGAATATCACGCCCATCCTCGTCCAGGTAAGCTGAGTGTCGAGCTCACCAAGGCCACCGCTACCGCCCGCGATCTGTCGCTGGCCTACAGCCCCGGCGTAGCCGAACCAGTACGCGAAATCGCCCGCGATCCTGAACTGGCCTACAAATACACCGGCAAGGGCAACCTGGTTGCAGTCATTTCCGATGGCACCGCGATTCTCGGCCTGGGTAACCTTGGCCCATTGGCTTCCAAGCCGGTGATGGAAGGTAAAGGCGTGCTGTTCAAGCGCTTCGCCGGTATCGACGTGTTCGACATCGAAGTCGACTCCGAAAGCCCGCAAGCCTTCATCGACACCGTCAAGCGTATCTCCATCACCTTCGGTGGCATCAACCTGGAAGACATCAAGGCACCCGAGTGCTTTGAGATCGAACGCGCGCTGATCGAACAGTGCGACATTCCGGTGTTCCACGATGACCAGCACGGCACCGCGATCGTGACCGCTGCGGGCATGATCAACGCCCTGGAAATCGCTGGCAAAACCCTGCCGGAAGCCAAGATCGTCTGCCTGGGCGCTGGCGCTGCCGCTATCTCCTGCATGAAGTTGCTGGTGAGCATGGGCGCCAAGATCGAAAACATCTTCATGGTTGACCGTACCGGCGTGATCCACTCCGAGCGTGACGACCTGAACCAGTACAAGGCTGTCTTCGCTCACGCGACCGATAAGCGCACGCTGACTGACGCCCTGAAAGGCGCAGACGTGTTCGTTGGCCTGTCCGGTCCGAACCTGCTGAGCGCTGAAAACCTGATGCTGATGGCGGCCAACCCGATCGTGTTCGCGTGCTCGAACCCTGATCCGGAAATCGCCCCGGAACTGGCTCACGCCACCCGTAACGACGTGATCATGGCGACCGGCCGTTCGGACTACCCGAACCAGGTGAACAACGTACTGGGCTTCCCGTTCATTTTCCGTGGTGCTCTGGACGTTCGCGCCAAGCGCATCAACGAAGAAATGAAAGTGGCTGCGGCCAACGCTCTGCGTGAATTGGCCAAGCTGCCAGTGCCTCAGGAAGTGTGTGACGCTTACGGTGGCATCAAGCTGGAGTTCGGTCGTGAGTACATCATTCCGAAGCCAATGGATGCTCGTTTGATCACTGTGATCTCGGATGCTGTGGCCAAGGCTGCAATCGAGACGGGTGTGGCGACTCTGCCGTATCCGAAGAACTACCCGCTGAAAAGCGTGGATGACGTGTTCAACGGCTAA